GCCACCGCGAGGACGCCGACTTCGCCTTTCACATGGCGGTCGCCGGCGCCTCCAACAACCATTATTACAGCTCCGCCATGCAGGCGCTGCGCAGCCATATCGCCGTTGGCATGAAGCTGCATGGCCTGGCCCTGATGGGCCCCGGCCGCGGCCTCGAAAAAGTGCTCGAAGAGCACCGGCACATCTATGAATGCATCCGCGACGGCGACGCCGAAACCGCCCGCCAGCATATGCGCCAGCATCTCGAAGGCTCGCGCAACCGCCTGTTCGAGGATCGGGTCCTCGACCTCTCACTCTAACCTTTGCCTAGAGCGCCGCCCGATAAATTTCGACAATATCGGTCACGCTCATGTCGCGCGGATTGTGGTCGAGCAGGCGTCGGATGGCGTGGGCTTCCTCGGCCATTGACTGCAGGTCGTGCGCGGCAACGCCCATCTTGCTCATCTGCATTTCAAGCCCAAGCGCCGTACAATAATCATAACTTTCGGCGCGCAAATCCTGCCCCTTGAACCCAAGCAATTCTGAAACCACTTGGCTTTTCTCTGCCCGCACAGGCGCATTGAAGGCCAGGGTATGAGGAAAAATCACTGCATTGGCGAGGCCGTGTGGCACCTGAAACCGCGTACCGAGCGGATAGGATAGGGCATGACCAGCCGTGGTATTGACCGGCCCGAGGCAAAAACCGCCATAAAGGGCTGCCATGGCCAACCCGGCCCGCGCCTCGACATCGCTGCCATCGGCCACCGCCCGCGCCAGATAGCGCCCGACGAGGCCGATGCCCTCCCGGGCATAGATATCGACCAGCGGATGCGCCCGGCGGCTGGTAAAGGCCTCGACGCAATGGGCCAGAGCATCGATCCCCGTCGCCGCCGTCACGGCCGGAGGAAGCGATGTGGTCATTTCTGGATCGACAATGGCGATATCCGCCACCATGTGATGACTATCGGCCGCCAGCTTGGCCTTGCTTGCCGGATCCATTACCAGCGCCCGCGCGCCAACTTCGCTGCCGGTGCCCGCCGTGGTCGGGATGGACACGAGCAGGCATGTTCGTGGCTCCGCTTTGTCAACACCCACAATATCGCGAAAATCCTGGGCGCTCCGGCACAGCACCGCCGCCAGCTTGGCCAAGTCCATCGCGCTACCGCCGCCAAAGCCCAAGATGACGTCGGGCGCAAAGCCCCGTGCCTGATCGATCAGCAGGTCCAGATTCGGCAGATCGGGTTCGGGCCGCACCTGCGAAAAGATCTGGTGCTGAGGCGGCAGCCCAAGCAGATCGGCACGGCCGGCATTGAAGGCATCGGCCACCACCAATACGCGGCGCTCCGCCCAACCGGGCACCAAGTCGGCAAGGCGGCGCGCTTTGCCCGCGCCATATTCGATCCGCCCGGGCTGCACGAATGTCAGGGGCCGCAGCAGCGGGCTAGCCGATGCGGGGGCGGAGGCTTGCAGGGCCGAGGACATTATTTGGCGCCTTTCGGAT
This genomic stretch from Devosia sp. YIM 151766 harbors:
- a CDS encoding iron-containing alcohol dehydrogenase gives rise to the protein MSSALQASAPASASPLLRPLTFVQPGRIEYGAGKARRLADLVPGWAERRVLVVADAFNAGRADLLGLPPQHQIFSQVRPEPDLPNLDLLIDQARGFAPDVILGFGGGSAMDLAKLAAVLCRSAQDFRDIVGVDKAEPRTCLLVSIPTTAGTGSEVGARALVMDPASKAKLAADSHHMVADIAIVDPEMTTSLPPAVTAATGIDALAHCVEAFTSRRAHPLVDIYAREGIGLVGRYLARAVADGSDVEARAGLAMAALYGGFCLGPVNTTAGHALSYPLGTRFQVPHGLANAVIFPHTLAFNAPVRAEKSQVVSELLGFKGQDLRAESYDYCTALGLEMQMSKMGVAAHDLQSMAEEAHAIRRLLDHNPRDMSVTDIVEIYRAAL